The sequence CTGCGCACCTGGAAGCTGCTCACCGAGGGCCGGGACGCGCTGACCGGCTGGATGGCCGAGGACAGGTCGCTCGGCGTGGTCTGGGTGATCGGCGGGGTCGGCTCCCTGCTCGCCTACTTCCTCCGCGCCCTGCGCGAGGCCCCCGGCGAGGCCCTCCACCGGGCCGCCTACGAGCAGGCGCTCGCCCAGCACGAGCGGCGGCAGGCCGGCCGCAGCGGCCGGCCCGGCAGCACGGGCCCGGGCCGGGGCCGGCGCAAGCGCTGAGCCACCGGCCCGGCGCCGGTCAGCTGCGGCTGACGGTCCCGCAGAGGCCGTCCGTGCTGAGCTCGCCCCGGCGGTCGTACGGGTCGGAGGTCGGACCGGACCGGTCGGGGTTCGGGGCCTCGGCGGCCGCGAACTGGTCGAACTGCGGGTGGTACCAGCCGTCGTACACCCCGCACTCGCTGTTCCCGGACTCGGACAGGTGCCGCTGGAAGTAGAGCCGGTCCCGCTCGACCGTGAACTTCGCCGGGTCGTAGAAGCGGAAGGTGTCCGCCCGGCGCACGACGGTCCGGGTCGTCCAGGTGTCCCCGGGCACGTCCGCCACCGGGGTGACCAGGCCGACCGGCTTCGCGGTGGCGTTCCCGCCGGGAGCGGGGTCGCGCGGCGGGCGCGGGGACAGCGAGGGCTTGGGCGCGGCGGCGCGCCCGGCGGCGTCCGGGCCGGGCCGGAGCGGGTAGACGTAGGTGAAGTCGGTGTGCACCAGCACGCCGCGCTTGCCGTCGCCCTCGACACTGATCGAGCCCTGGACGCGGTAGACCTCGCCGACCGGGATCGCGTCGCGCGCGTCGAAGCGGCTGAACCACGTCAGCGGGTCGTCGTCGTAGGAGGGCGTGGCCAGCGCCTTCTCGGCCTCCGCCCGGTCCTCGGGGCCGAGCAGGGCGAGGGCCGCCTCCGGCCGGCCGCCGGCCACCGTCCGGGGGTCCAGGTTGGCGGCCGCCAGGTACCGCTTGACCAGCTCGACCTGGGCGGCGACCTGGTCGGCGCCGAACACCCCGATCCTGGTGACGGTGCTCGGATCGGGCCCGAAGACCTCGATGCCGGTGGGCCAGTTCTCGGCGGGGGAGCCCGCCCAGGGGCGGTCGACGGTCGGCTGCGCCGGGTCGACCGGGGGCGGCGCGGTGGTCGGCCGGCCGGACTCGGGCGCGACGCTCCGCACGGGCGCGGCGGCGGACCCGGAGCCGTCGCCGAACCGCGTCGAGTACCAGGACCGCAGACCGTCGACGTTCAGCGCGGCGAGCACCAGGGCGACGGTGAGCACCACGAACAGCGGCGTCCGCCACTCCCGGGCCCGGCGCGGCCGGGGGTTGCCCCACGGGTCGACCGGCCGCGGCCGGCGGGCGAAGCGCCGCTTCGGCCGGGGCCCGTCGTTCACCGACCGGCGGCCGCCGGGGTCGACCGGCGGCGTGTGCTGCCAGCGGGCCGCGAGCATCCGGGTGCGGCCCGCCTGTTCCTTGACGGTCGCGCCGCGGACGAACTCCTCGTCGAGCACGAGGTCGGCGAACGGGTCCTTCCCGTCCGTCCCGTCCTTCGGTTGCCCGGACGGGCGCGGTTCTGGGTCTTCGGCGATCGGCATCGCGCCAGTATGCCGACGGGGTGCGACGGACGTTCGATCGGGGCCGCACCACCGGGTGAACACCCCCGGCGCGGGCCGGGCGGCCGACCACCCGTTTCCTCCCGGAACGTCAGTTCTTGTCGCGGGCGCGCTTCACCGAGCCGACCACCCCCGCCACGCCCAGGACCATGACCGCCGGGAACAGCGAGGTGAAGAACGCCTCGAACACGCCCGCGTCGCCGAGGAACAGCTGGACCAGGGTGTTCAGGAGGAGCAGTCCGCCCGCCGCCGGGAGCGCGGCCTGCCAGGGGTGCTCGTTCGCCCACGCGGCCAGCCGCCGGTCGGTGGTGTCGCGGCGCAGCCGGCCGCCCACCGTGCCGACCAGGAAGAAGAAGAACAGGGCGACGCCGGCCGGACCGGCCAGCATGCTCGACGACCAGTCCCCGTCGATCAGATCGATCACCAGGTCCGTCGCCCCCACCAGTGCACCGACCCCCGCGGCCGTCCGCCACGGGCCCAAGGTCGCCGCGGCGACGGCGACCTGCCGGTTCTCACGTCGGGACATCTCTCCGTGTGCCATGCCTCCACGGTGCGCCCGCGCCCACCGCCGGGCCATAGGGGAGAACCCCGAGATTCGCCCTAGGGGGTGTCCGCGGTGCTCGCGTCACGGCCCCGGCGGCCCCGGCGGGACCCGGCGGACACCCTCCGGGGGTGCCACCGCGCGGGGTGCCCGCAGAGTGGACGGTGCCGCCCGGGGGCCGGGCGCGGTGCGAGGATGGCCGGGGCAGTGGGACCCGGGACCGTAGGCAAGGAGCGGCCATGACCAGCAGCGCGGCACACGGACAGAAGATCGCCTTCCTCGGCACGGGCAAGATCGGGGAGGCCCTGCTCTCCGGTCTGCTGCGGGCCGGCAAGGACCCGGCGGACGTCCTGGTGACGGCCCGCCGGCCCGAGCGGGCCGCCGAGCTGGCCGCCAGGTACGGGGTCGGCGCGGTGGGCAACGCCGAGGCCGCCAAGCTCGCGGACACCCTGATCCTCGCGGTGAAGCCGCAGGACATGGGCACCCTGCTGGACGAGCTGGCGCCGCACATCGCCCCCGACCGGCTGGTGATCTCGGCCGCGGCCGGCATCCCCACCGCCTGGTTCGAGGCCAGGCTGGCGCCCGGCACCCCGGTGGTCCGGGTGATGCCGAACACGCCCGTCCTGGTGGACGAGGGCATGAGCGTCATCTCCGGCGGGTCGCACGCCGCCGAGGCGCACCTGGAGCGGGCGGAGGAGATCTTCCGCTCGGTCGGCAAGGCGCTGCGGCTGCCGGAGTCCCAGCAGGACGCGGCGACCGCCCTCTCCGGCTCCGGCCCGGCGTACTTCTACTTCCTGGTCGAGGCGATGACCGACGCGGGCATCCTGCTCGGGCTGCCCCGGCAGGTCGCGCACGACCTGATCGTGCAGTCGGCGATCGGCGCCTCGGTGATGCTGCGGGACTCCGGGGAGCACCCGGTGAAGCTGCGCGAGGCGGTCACCTCGCCGGCCGGCACCACCATCTCGGCCATTCGCGAGCTGGAGAACCACGGGGTGCGGGCGGCCCTGCTGAGCGCCCTGGAGGCGGCCCGGGACCGCTCCCGGGAGCTGGCCTCCGGCGGCAGGTAGGCCGCCCAGTAGGCTCGGCCGCATGGCCTACGACCTGGTGATCTTCGACAACGACGGTGTGCTGGTGGACAGCGAGCCGCTCTCCAACCGGCTGCTCGCCGA comes from Streptomyces sp. TLI_053 and encodes:
- the proC gene encoding pyrroline-5-carboxylate reductase yields the protein MTSSAAHGQKIAFLGTGKIGEALLSGLLRAGKDPADVLVTARRPERAAELAARYGVGAVGNAEAAKLADTLILAVKPQDMGTLLDELAPHIAPDRLVISAAAGIPTAWFEARLAPGTPVVRVMPNTPVLVDEGMSVISGGSHAAEAHLERAEEIFRSVGKALRLPESQQDAATALSGSGPAYFYFLVEAMTDAGILLGLPRQVAHDLIVQSAIGASVMLRDSGEHPVKLREAVTSPAGTTISAIRELENHGVRAALLSALEAARDRSRELASGGR